In Spirochaeta thermophila DSM 6578, the following proteins share a genomic window:
- a CDS encoding carbohydrate ABC transporter permease: MRRTDTVSRLLTRRNRMGYLYILPWVIGFLFLQVFPIAYSFYISLTKWDLLGTPSFVGWENFRGLLEDEIFFLALRNNLLFMVFGVGGGLLLSLFMAALISEPAVPGRGFFRVLFFLPSLVMPVALGLMMAPIFGTENYGLINLVLKKLGLGQVEWLGDPGLAIWTVVIVNFWTVGASMIIFLAGITNLPRSYYEAAAIDGAGWWTRLFRITVPLLSPVLLFQLISGLIYGLRIFDLPAALANIGGSRSVMMGKDNSLAFLVFYLYTKAFRYWEMGSAAAIGWVVFLVGFALTVVIIRYMRGSSQEGGV; encoded by the coding sequence ATGAGACGTACAGATACGGTATCGAGGCTTCTCACCAGGCGGAACAGGATGGGTTACCTCTACATCCTCCCCTGGGTGATAGGGTTCCTCTTCCTCCAGGTGTTCCCCATAGCCTACTCTTTCTACATAAGTCTCACGAAATGGGACCTGTTGGGTACCCCCAGTTTCGTGGGCTGGGAGAACTTCAGGGGGCTCCTCGAGGACGAGATCTTCTTCCTGGCCCTCAGGAACAATCTCCTCTTCATGGTCTTCGGCGTGGGAGGAGGGCTTCTCCTCTCCCTGTTCATGGCGGCCCTCATAAGCGAGCCTGCAGTCCCCGGACGGGGGTTCTTCCGGGTGCTCTTCTTCCTCCCTTCCCTCGTGATGCCGGTGGCCCTCGGGCTCATGATGGCACCCATCTTCGGCACTGAGAACTACGGGCTCATCAACCTCGTCCTCAAGAAGCTGGGGCTCGGTCAGGTCGAGTGGCTGGGGGATCCCGGACTCGCCATCTGGACCGTGGTCATCGTGAACTTCTGGACCGTGGGAGCCAGCATGATCATCTTCCTGGCAGGGATCACCAACCTCCCCCGATCCTACTATGAGGCGGCGGCCATAGACGGGGCCGGGTGGTGGACGCGGCTCTTCAGGATCACGGTGCCCCTCCTCTCTCCGGTGCTCCTCTTCCAGCTCATAAGCGGGCTCATCTACGGACTGAGGATCTTCGACCTCCCCGCCGCCCTTGCCAACATAGGCGGCTCCCGGTCGGTGATGATGGGGAAGGACAATTCCCTCGCCTTCCTCGTCTTCTACCTCTACACCAAGGCCTTCCGGTACTGGGAGATGGGGTCGGCCGCGGCCATAGGATGGGTGGTCTTCCTGGTGGGTTTCGCCCTCACCGTGGTGATCATCAGGTACATGAGAGGATCGAGTCAGGAAGGAGGTGTGTGA
- the pbpC gene encoding penicillin-binding protein 1C, translated as MRRRSRPRRPRGSWMWSRPLDRVRRWGEALRAELPAADERTLRRSTGLILGGAVLLVFLLVLIPLPEPLFSDPYCTVLRDREGRLLHVRIADDHQWRFPPPDRLPESYVQAVLAYEDRRFFLHGGVDPLALVRAAWLNLREGRVVSGGSTITMQLARLIRKPDTRTLPDKVIEIWYALRLEWRYTKAEILRLYAAHAPFGGNIVGIEAACWRYFGHELGDLSWAEAAFLAVLPRDPADAFTPQGREEVRTRRNQLLLRLSEAGHIPPPLLQVSLAEPLPSGLHPFPSEAPHLLLRALSEGHAGESLLTTVDLSFQRKAARVVTLHHHRLAPRGIHNAAVLVVHLPSGEVRAYVGNTPEPDPEYGPEVDCVSALRSPGSTLKPFLYGLMMTEGLLLPHQLVSDVPVSYGGFSPRNFHRTYYGVVPADQALIESLNVPFTILLARYGYRIFYGMLERLGLRFPHPPEHYGLSLILGGIDLSLWDLAELYGGLGRIALGEGDRAFVRHRYLLGEEEALRARSPTQILDPAAVWYVIEAMTHLVRPENESGWEHFVEGRRVAWKTGTSWGQRDAWAVGITPEYLVAVWVGNADGRGNPHLLGARVAGPLLFDVLRELPLPDVWFERPVDRMVPVAVCATSGMRAGPHCPEVRVEMLPYASRRASLCTYHRLLHLDAEGEHQVDSSTYPVGKMRHEEWFVLPPLEAWYYKRSGHVYREPPPPLSSSRPALTLAYPSDGAVVYIPVDLDERREAMVCEAVHTREQAVLYWHLDGELVAVTRAPHQIAIAPPAGWHTLYVMDEEGFGVSARFRVEESGIRSREGGMNTGFSPPPCSSTEPRREMSSLNIIQGKIRKKDMVSIFRIRSSDASGNKRYRFFA; from the coding sequence ATGAGGCGGAGATCCAGGCCGAGACGGCCTCGCGGTTCGTGGATGTGGTCAAGGCCGCTCGATAGGGTGAGGAGGTGGGGGGAGGCGCTCCGCGCCGAGCTCCCTGCGGCGGATGAACGGACCCTGCGGCGAAGCACGGGGCTCATCCTGGGAGGGGCGGTGCTCCTCGTCTTCCTCCTCGTGCTCATCCCGCTCCCGGAGCCCCTCTTCTCCGATCCCTACTGCACGGTCCTCAGGGACAGGGAGGGGAGGCTCCTCCACGTGCGTATCGCCGACGACCATCAGTGGCGGTTCCCCCCGCCGGATCGTCTGCCCGAGAGCTATGTCCAGGCGGTGCTCGCCTACGAGGACAGGCGGTTCTTCCTTCACGGTGGAGTCGACCCGCTGGCACTCGTGCGGGCCGCATGGCTCAACCTGAGGGAAGGTCGCGTCGTGAGCGGAGGGAGTACCATCACCATGCAGCTCGCCCGCCTCATTCGGAAGCCCGATACCCGTACGCTTCCGGACAAGGTGATAGAGATCTGGTACGCGCTCCGTCTCGAGTGGCGGTATACCAAGGCGGAGATCCTCAGGCTATATGCCGCGCACGCGCCCTTCGGCGGTAACATCGTGGGCATAGAGGCGGCGTGCTGGCGGTATTTCGGCCACGAGCTTGGAGACCTCTCATGGGCGGAGGCCGCCTTTCTCGCCGTGCTTCCCCGCGACCCCGCAGACGCCTTCACTCCCCAGGGTCGCGAGGAGGTGCGGACGCGACGGAATCAGCTCCTCCTGCGGCTCTCCGAGGCCGGGCACATCCCTCCCCCCCTCCTCCAGGTCTCCCTCGCCGAACCCCTTCCGTCGGGCCTCCACCCCTTTCCCTCCGAGGCCCCGCACCTCCTCCTCCGGGCCCTCTCCGAGGGACATGCCGGAGAGAGCCTCCTCACCACGGTGGACCTCTCGTTCCAGCGCAAGGCGGCACGCGTGGTGACCCTGCACCACCACCGGCTTGCCCCCCGGGGGATCCACAATGCGGCCGTGCTCGTGGTGCACCTTCCCTCCGGCGAGGTGAGGGCCTATGTGGGCAACACGCCTGAGCCCGATCCCGAGTACGGCCCGGAGGTGGATTGCGTCTCGGCCCTGCGGAGCCCCGGGAGTACCCTCAAACCCTTCCTCTACGGGCTCATGATGACCGAGGGCCTGCTCCTTCCCCACCAGTTGGTCTCCGACGTCCCGGTGTCCTACGGCGGGTTCTCGCCCCGCAACTTCCACCGTACGTACTACGGAGTGGTGCCCGCGGATCAGGCCCTCATCGAGTCGCTCAACGTGCCGTTCACCATCCTCCTCGCCCGGTATGGGTACCGCATCTTCTACGGGATGCTCGAACGTCTCGGCCTCCGGTTTCCCCATCCTCCGGAGCACTACGGCCTCTCCCTCATCCTTGGAGGGATCGACCTCTCCCTCTGGGACCTCGCCGAGCTCTACGGTGGACTCGGGAGGATCGCCCTGGGGGAAGGGGACAGGGCCTTCGTGAGGCACCGGTACCTTCTTGGGGAGGAGGAAGCGTTGAGGGCCCGTTCTCCCACCCAGATCCTGGATCCTGCGGCCGTGTGGTACGTGATCGAGGCCATGACCCACCTGGTACGGCCGGAGAACGAGTCGGGGTGGGAGCACTTCGTGGAAGGACGTCGGGTGGCCTGGAAGACCGGCACGAGTTGGGGGCAGCGGGATGCGTGGGCCGTGGGGATCACCCCGGAGTATCTGGTGGCCGTGTGGGTGGGCAACGCCGACGGCAGGGGCAATCCCCATCTCCTCGGAGCGAGGGTGGCGGGGCCCCTCCTCTTCGACGTGTTGAGAGAGCTGCCGCTTCCAGACGTCTGGTTCGAACGGCCCGTGGATCGGATGGTCCCGGTCGCCGTCTGTGCCACCTCAGGGATGCGTGCAGGTCCCCATTGCCCGGAGGTGCGTGTGGAGATGCTCCCGTACGCCTCACGAAGGGCCTCTCTCTGTACGTACCACAGGCTCCTCCACCTGGATGCAGAAGGCGAACACCAGGTGGACAGCAGCACCTATCCTGTGGGCAAGATGCGCCACGAAGAGTGGTTCGTGCTCCCTCCCCTCGAGGCCTGGTACTACAAGCGATCGGGTCACGTCTACAGGGAGCCGCCTCCGCCGCTCTCCAGTTCGCGGCCGGCACTCACCCTCGCCTATCCATCGGACGGGGCTGTCGTCTACATACCTGTCGATCTCGACGAGAGGAGGGAGGCGATGGTGTGCGAGGCGGTGCACACCAGGGAGCAGGCCGTGCTGTACTGGCACCTCGACGGGGAACTCGTGGCCGTCACCCGGGCGCCCCACCAGATCGCCATAGCCCCTCCTGCCGGGTGGCATACCCTCTACGTGATGGACGAGGAGGGATTCGGGGTCTCCGCCCGGTTTCGGGTGGAGGAGTCCGGTATCCGCTCGAGAGAAGGGGGGATGAATACCGGTTTCTCTCCTCCGCCATGCTCCTCTACCGAGCCCCGGAGGGAAATGTCCTCATTGAATATAATACAAGGTAAAATAAGAAAAAAAGACATGGTGTCGATCTTCCGAATCAGGAGTAGCGATGCCTCTGGGAATAAGAGGTATCGTTTTTTTGCTTGA
- a CDS encoding LacI family DNA-binding transcriptional regulator, whose amino-acid sequence MKITINEIARLANVSKSTVSKVLNDYPGINQKTRERVLRVVEEMQYEPNTIARALSSKRTGNIGLLIPHTPEYSVSGAYWSTFISCITVALTEHDYHLLLLLPHEEGRLESIFKAVIKRGIVDGLIIGSEFLDKYWLGELLHHRIPFVMLGRNPEFVHYAVDIDNRKAAYEATSHLIRREYTRIALVAGPESYFYNLQRAEGYQEALRRHGMTYHRTLYLPYENYPLVHERLAALFSESPPPDALIVAAGGDFMLEVLQALKETGHHPPEVGFLTFDDYRYLDHTSPPITAVAQPMGKMSRKAVEMLMALLKKKEPPAKEELFPATLVERESTRGPR is encoded by the coding sequence GTGAAGATCACCATAAACGAGATCGCACGTCTCGCCAACGTCTCCAAGTCCACGGTATCGAAGGTCCTCAACGATTATCCCGGCATCAACCAGAAGACCCGGGAGCGGGTCCTCAGGGTGGTGGAGGAGATGCAGTACGAACCCAACACCATTGCCCGGGCCCTCTCTTCCAAACGCACAGGAAACATCGGACTCCTCATCCCCCACACCCCCGAGTACTCGGTGAGCGGGGCCTACTGGTCCACGTTCATATCCTGCATCACCGTAGCACTCACCGAACACGACTATCACCTGTTGCTCCTCCTCCCCCACGAGGAAGGGAGGCTCGAGAGTATCTTCAAGGCCGTGATCAAGCGAGGCATCGTCGACGGACTCATCATCGGGTCCGAGTTCCTCGACAAGTACTGGCTCGGCGAGCTCCTCCACCACAGGATCCCATTCGTGATGCTCGGACGGAACCCGGAGTTCGTCCACTACGCGGTGGATATCGACAACAGAAAAGCCGCCTATGAGGCGACATCCCACCTCATCCGGCGGGAATACACGAGGATCGCCCTCGTGGCGGGTCCCGAATCCTACTTCTACAACCTCCAGCGGGCCGAGGGTTACCAGGAGGCCCTTCGCCGCCACGGGATGACGTACCACCGGACCCTCTACCTTCCCTATGAGAACTACCCCCTCGTCCACGAACGCCTCGCCGCCCTCTTTTCCGAATCCCCTCCCCCGGACGCCCTCATCGTGGCGGCGGGCGGCGACTTCATGCTCGAGGTGCTCCAGGCCCTCAAAGAGACGGGACATCACCCGCCTGAGGTTGGTTTTCTCACCTTTGACGACTACCGTTACCTCGATCATACCTCACCGCCCATCACCGCAGTGGCCCAGCCCATGGGCAAGATGAGCCGGAAGGCGGTGGAGATGCTCATGGCTCTCCTCAAAAAGAAAGAGCCCCCCGCAAAGGAGGAGCTCTTCCCCGCAACCCTGGTGGAACGGGAGTCCACCAGGGGACCACGGTAA
- a CDS encoding glycoside hydrolase family 130 protein → MSTRYTVVADPLPHIPWEDRPPGSREVVWRYSGNPIVTRDHAKGANSIFNSAVVPFKEGFAGVFRVDDTARRMDLRRGFSEDGIHWEIDDKPIRFTPEHRDLPQSEFKYDPRVVRLGSRYYITWCNGYHGPGIGLGYTDDFETFVQMESPFMPYNRNGVLFPRKIGDNYALLHRPSDAGHTAFGDIFYSESPDLKYWGRHRHVMGPRGVESLWQHTKIGAGPAPIETSEGWLLLYHGVLTSCNGFVYSMGAALLDLDEPWKVRYRSAHYLLSPRAYYECVGDVPNVVFPCAVLCDGETGRLAVYYGGADTVVALAFAYVDELIEFIKATDLGA, encoded by the coding sequence ATGAGTACGAGATACACCGTTGTCGCAGATCCCCTCCCCCACATCCCCTGGGAGGATCGTCCCCCTGGCTCCCGGGAGGTGGTCTGGCGATATTCGGGTAATCCCATCGTCACCAGGGACCATGCGAAGGGGGCGAACAGCATCTTCAACAGCGCGGTGGTACCCTTCAAGGAAGGGTTCGCGGGCGTCTTCAGGGTGGACGATACGGCCCGCCGCATGGATCTCAGACGCGGGTTCAGCGAGGACGGCATCCACTGGGAGATCGACGACAAGCCCATTCGCTTCACCCCCGAACACCGCGATCTCCCCCAAAGCGAGTTCAAGTACGACCCCCGCGTGGTACGGCTGGGCTCCCGGTACTACATCACGTGGTGCAACGGGTACCACGGTCCGGGGATAGGGCTGGGCTACACCGACGACTTTGAGACCTTTGTCCAGATGGAGAGCCCCTTCATGCCCTACAACCGCAACGGCGTGCTCTTCCCCCGGAAGATAGGCGACAACTACGCCCTCCTCCACAGGCCGAGCGACGCAGGCCACACCGCCTTCGGCGACATCTTCTACAGCGAATCCCCTGATCTCAAGTACTGGGGGAGGCACCGCCATGTGATGGGTCCCCGCGGGGTGGAGAGCCTCTGGCAGCACACCAAGATAGGGGCGGGGCCCGCTCCCATCGAGACGAGCGAGGGCTGGCTCCTCCTCTACCACGGGGTGCTCACCTCGTGCAACGGGTTCGTCTACAGCATGGGGGCCGCCCTCCTCGACCTTGACGAACCCTGGAAGGTGCGCTACCGGAGCGCACACTACCTGCTCTCGCCTCGTGCGTACTACGAGTGTGTGGGCGATGTGCCGAACGTGGTCTTCCCCTGCGCGGTGCTCTGCGACGGGGAGACCGGGAGGCTCGCCGTCTACTACGGCGGGGCGGACACCGTGGTGGCGCTCGCCTTCGCGTATGTGGACGAGCTCATCGAGTTCATCAAGGCGACCGATCTCGGGGCGTAG
- a CDS encoding carbohydrate ABC transporter permease: protein MQVSSYGFLRNERILLRWGGFLFLGILAVLVLIPFAWLFASSLKDMGQYFSTDFRIIWFPSPLHWENYVKAFTYVPLLRYIFNSFWLGAVQTVLQVTSSAFVAYGFARFDFRLRGPLFIVLLSTMLLPTEVTMIPLFIFYRAIGWTNSYNPLIVPNLFGGAWSIFLIRQLMVGIPREMDEAAFIDGAGTFRIWRSILLPQVKPALFVAGLYCFLWSWKDFLGPLIYLNKKELYTLPLGIMFFESPTEVQYTVQLAAVVIALIPTLLIFGVGQRYFERGINIGELK, encoded by the coding sequence ATGCAGGTCTCCTCGTATGGATTCTTGCGGAACGAGCGCATCCTCCTCAGGTGGGGAGGGTTCCTCTTCCTGGGCATCCTCGCCGTGCTCGTGCTCATTCCCTTTGCATGGCTCTTCGCTTCGTCCCTCAAGGACATGGGACAGTACTTTTCCACGGACTTCAGGATCATCTGGTTCCCCTCGCCTCTCCACTGGGAGAACTACGTGAAGGCCTTCACCTATGTCCCCCTCCTCAGGTATATCTTCAACAGCTTCTGGCTCGGGGCGGTGCAGACCGTGCTCCAGGTGACCTCCTCGGCGTTCGTGGCCTATGGGTTCGCCCGGTTCGACTTCAGGCTGCGCGGGCCGCTGTTCATCGTGCTCCTGAGCACCATGCTCCTTCCCACAGAGGTCACCATGATCCCGCTCTTCATCTTCTACCGGGCCATCGGATGGACCAACAGCTACAACCCTCTCATCGTTCCCAACCTCTTCGGCGGGGCCTGGAGCATCTTCCTCATCAGGCAACTCATGGTGGGGATTCCCCGGGAGATGGACGAAGCGGCCTTCATCGACGGCGCCGGGACCTTCAGGATCTGGCGGTCGATCCTGCTCCCACAGGTGAAGCCGGCCCTCTTCGTGGCCGGGCTCTACTGCTTCCTCTGGAGCTGGAAGGATTTCCTGGGGCCGCTCATCTACCTCAACAAGAAGGAGCTCTACACCCTTCCCCTCGGGATCATGTTCTTCGAGAGTCCCACCGAGGTGCAGTACACCGTGCAGCTCGCGGCGGTGGTGATCGCGCTCATCCCCACGCTCCTCATCTTCGGGGTCGGACAGCGCTACTTCGAGCGTGGGATCAACATAGGTGAGCTCAAATAA
- a CDS encoding discoidin domain-containing protein, with translation MRRIYLLLLGALLLLAGCVTGSGVSEGGVDPRALIPHNGKQIFLNGMNLAWVNFANDLTQFDEARFTQAVEDVASAGGNVLRWWLHVNGSKTPLFDENGMVVGMPEEALINLKRALDISFSRGVGLILCLWSFDMLQPQSGVNQARNLRLIEDEAVTRSYIENALVPMVRMVKRHPGVIAWEVFNEPEGMLPGGGWTPRRTEMQYIQRFINLAAGAIHREDPDALVTCGSGMAYQTDVGGMINYYRDDRLIAAGGDPEGTLDFYSVHFYPQHMDESASPFHHPASYWKLDKPIVVAEFPAKGIREIGFGFRPKTSLTTEEAYLWLVENGYAGALSWTWTGHDGFGNIYDAAPGISAVAMRYPEYVRLNREGLDLSPKVVNPISHLILSVNEVGVAKELDLKEVFEDQEDGDDLSYEVRKVGDPALVEVSLTKEGKALVRLKEARVASSDILIVTKDSGMNESGLYFTVHALDPDRGNIALFKPVEASSVEEPNLPEYVNDGTLKTRWSSLYDDDEYIQIDLQGRFRIERVVLHWEVAYGKDYDILGSLDGDAWFPIVQVRGGDGDVDELSFEPVEVSYVRMHGIKRGTEWGFSLWEMEIHGERVR, from the coding sequence ATGAGAAGGATATATCTGCTGCTTCTTGGTGCATTGCTCCTCCTCGCAGGGTGTGTGACGGGGAGCGGGGTGTCTGAGGGCGGGGTCGATCCACGCGCGCTCATACCCCATAACGGGAAGCAAATCTTCCTCAACGGGATGAACCTCGCATGGGTGAACTTCGCCAACGATCTTACACAGTTCGACGAGGCCCGTTTCACCCAGGCCGTCGAGGATGTGGCGAGCGCAGGGGGGAACGTCCTCAGGTGGTGGCTCCATGTGAACGGGAGCAAGACGCCCCTCTTCGACGAGAACGGCATGGTGGTGGGAATGCCGGAGGAGGCCCTCATCAACCTCAAGCGGGCCCTCGACATCTCCTTCTCGAGAGGGGTGGGGCTCATCCTCTGTCTCTGGTCCTTCGACATGCTCCAGCCGCAGTCGGGGGTGAATCAGGCGCGGAACCTCAGGCTCATCGAAGACGAAGCGGTGACGCGTTCCTACATCGAGAACGCCCTCGTCCCCATGGTGCGGATGGTGAAGCGACATCCCGGAGTGATCGCCTGGGAGGTCTTCAACGAGCCGGAGGGTATGCTCCCCGGAGGGGGATGGACGCCGAGGCGGACCGAGATGCAGTACATTCAGCGGTTCATCAACCTGGCAGCCGGCGCCATCCACCGGGAGGATCCGGATGCCCTCGTCACCTGCGGGAGCGGCATGGCCTACCAGACCGACGTGGGAGGGATGATCAATTACTATCGGGACGACAGGCTCATCGCAGCAGGGGGCGATCCGGAGGGGACCCTCGACTTCTACAGCGTGCACTTCTATCCCCAGCACATGGACGAGAGCGCCTCGCCGTTCCACCACCCTGCCTCGTACTGGAAGCTGGACAAGCCCATAGTGGTGGCGGAGTTCCCGGCCAAGGGGATCAGGGAGATAGGGTTCGGGTTCCGGCCCAAGACCAGCCTCACCACCGAGGAGGCGTACCTCTGGCTCGTCGAGAACGGGTATGCGGGCGCCCTCTCGTGGACCTGGACCGGACACGACGGGTTCGGGAACATCTACGACGCCGCCCCGGGAATCTCGGCGGTGGCCATGAGGTATCCGGAGTACGTGCGACTCAACAGAGAGGGGCTTGATCTGAGTCCCAAAGTGGTGAATCCCATATCCCATCTCATCCTCTCGGTCAATGAGGTGGGGGTGGCGAAGGAGCTCGATCTCAAAGAGGTCTTCGAGGACCAGGAGGACGGCGACGACCTTTCCTATGAGGTGAGGAAGGTGGGCGATCCGGCCCTGGTGGAGGTCTCGCTCACGAAGGAGGGGAAGGCCCTCGTGCGTCTCAAGGAGGCGAGGGTTGCGAGCTCCGATATCCTCATTGTGACGAAAGACTCGGGTATGAACGAGTCGGGGCTCTACTTCACGGTACACGCCCTGGATCCGGACAGAGGGAATATCGCGCTCTTCAAGCCCGTGGAGGCGAGCAGCGTGGAGGAGCCCAACCTTCCAGAGTACGTGAACGACGGTACCCTCAAGACCCGGTGGTCGAGCCTCTACGATGACGATGAGTACATCCAGATCGATCTCCAGGGGAGGTTCAGGATCGAGAGAGTCGTGCTCCACTGGGAGGTGGCCTACGGGAAGGACTATGACATACTCGGTTCTCTCGATGGGGATGCATGGTTCCCCATCGTTCAGGTGCGTGGAGGAGACGGCGATGTGGATGAGCTTTCATTCGAGCCAGTGGAAGTCTCCTACGTGCGCATGCACGGGATAAAGCGTGGTACGGAGTGGGGCTTCTCCCTCTGGGAGATGGAGATCCATGGAGAACGTGTGAGGTAA
- a CDS encoding ABC transporter substrate-binding protein, whose amino-acid sequence MKRCVLLSVLFLMAASFLWAGAQQEQGGGAGGQVTIRYTRWAGTQEAKDFQALVDTFMKAHPEIKVETEFLPWGAYWEKVRTTVVSGDAADVLSMSHQSSSPYVTKGAFLALDDLPGAKELLDEMQPGTRAAVVYQGKIYGMPIGVGVRALIYNKKLLDEAGVPYPDPEKPMTWDEFIRTYKVLTKKNAQGEIVQAAVHFHWLEMWQALVAQMGGKILDDDIRPTRVMLNSPEGIAALKLAKRAFQEELEPPYSTEWAGPWGTPDSAVATGKVAFMHTGGWGLPPLRDAGIDFGTAPLPYPAGKQRATRGYVNFLSIYRGSQKVDAAWTFVKWMCGEGQPEFAKTGDLPANAKYLEVVKKTAPDYMKAFFSDLPYVITGPMLPTDEFGSLLEATMTDFFQDRISAEEAVRIIEEEGNKIIKKIYG is encoded by the coding sequence ATGAAACGATGTGTGCTGTTGAGCGTGCTGTTCCTCATGGCCGCTTCCTTCCTCTGGGCGGGGGCCCAGCAGGAGCAGGGAGGCGGTGCAGGGGGCCAGGTGACCATCCGGTACACCCGGTGGGCGGGCACCCAGGAGGCCAAGGACTTCCAGGCCCTGGTCGACACCTTCATGAAGGCCCACCCGGAGATCAAGGTGGAGACCGAGTTCCTCCCCTGGGGCGCGTACTGGGAGAAGGTGCGCACCACCGTGGTGAGCGGTGATGCGGCCGACGTGCTCTCCATGTCGCACCAGAGCTCGTCGCCGTACGTGACCAAGGGGGCCTTCCTCGCGCTCGACGACCTTCCCGGTGCCAAGGAGTTGCTCGACGAGATGCAGCCCGGCACCAGGGCCGCGGTGGTCTACCAGGGCAAGATCTACGGGATGCCCATCGGTGTGGGTGTACGGGCCCTCATCTACAACAAGAAGCTGCTCGATGAGGCGGGTGTGCCGTATCCCGATCCCGAGAAGCCCATGACCTGGGATGAGTTCATCAGGACCTACAAGGTGCTCACCAAGAAGAACGCCCAGGGTGAGATCGTGCAGGCCGCGGTGCACTTCCACTGGCTGGAGATGTGGCAGGCCCTCGTGGCCCAGATGGGGGGCAAGATCCTCGATGACGACATCAGGCCCACTCGGGTGATGCTCAACTCTCCGGAAGGGATCGCCGCCCTCAAGCTCGCGAAGCGGGCTTTCCAGGAAGAGCTCGAACCTCCCTACAGCACCGAATGGGCGGGGCCGTGGGGCACCCCGGATTCGGCCGTGGCGACCGGCAAGGTGGCCTTCATGCACACCGGCGGGTGGGGACTGCCGCCTCTCAGGGATGCGGGGATCGACTTCGGGACCGCACCGCTCCCCTATCCCGCAGGCAAGCAGCGGGCCACGAGGGGATATGTGAACTTCCTCAGCATCTACCGGGGGAGCCAGAAGGTCGATGCCGCCTGGACCTTCGTGAAGTGGATGTGCGGTGAGGGCCAGCCCGAGTTCGCCAAGACCGGCGACCTGCCGGCGAACGCGAAGTACCTCGAGGTCGTCAAGAAGACCGCTCCCGACTACATGAAGGCCTTCTTCTCCGACCTGCCCTACGTGATCACCGGGCCCATGCTGCCCACGGACGAGTTTGGCAGTCTCCTCGAGGCCACGATGACCGACTTCTTCCAGGACAGGATCTCCGCCGAGGAGGCGGTGCGGATCATCGAGGAAGAGGGCAACAAGATCATAAAGAAGATCTACGGCTGA